One region of Triticum aestivum cultivar Chinese Spring chromosome 6B, IWGSC CS RefSeq v2.1, whole genome shotgun sequence genomic DNA includes:
- the LOC123139266 gene encoding calcineurin subunit B — protein sequence MGNASSMLTQYDIEEVQEHCSYLFSQQEIVSLYERFCQLDRSAKGFVSEDEFLSIPEFSTNPLSQRLLRMVDGLNFKEFVSFLSTFSARASLQQKIELIFKVYDIDGKGKVSFKDLVEVLRDLTGSSMSEKQREQVLTKVLEEAGYTQDSTLALEDFVTIIDHPGLKMEVEVPID from the exons ATGGGGAACGCGTCGTCGATGCTCACGCAGTACGACATCGAGGAGGTGCAGGAGCACTGCAGCTACCTAT TCTCGCAGCAGGAGATCGTGTCGCTGTACGAGCGCTTCTGCCAGCTCGACCGCAGCGCCAAGGGCTTCGTCTCCGAGGACGAGTTCCTCTCCATCCCGGAGTTCTCCACCAACCCGCTCTCCCAG AGGTTGCTACGTATGGTTGATGGATTGAACTTCAAGGAATTTGTTTCTTTTCTCTCTACCTTCAGCGCAAGGGCCAGCCTTCAGCAAAAGATTGAGT TGATATTTAAGGTGTATGACATTGATGGCAAGGGGAAAGTATCCTTCAAGGACCTGGTAGAGGTTTTACGGGACCTAACAGGCTCATCCATGTCAGAGAAACAAAGAGAG CAAGTACTAACAAAGGTGTTGGAAGAAGCCGGGTACACACAGGATTCCACGCTAGCATTAGAAGATTTCGTGACG ATCATCGACCACCCCGGCCTGAAGATGGAGGTGGAAGTGCCCATCGACTAA